DNA sequence from the Falco biarmicus isolate bFalBia1 chromosome 5, bFalBia1.pri, whole genome shotgun sequence genome:
TGAAACACAGGGTAGAAATAAAGTCTTTTTCTTAACAGACAGTGATTATCAGTGGAGCCTCTAAAGGACTCTGTATTGAATGTTCACCTGTCTGGACAAAAGCCTGAGAGAAGAGAGGTTCAGGTGGGGAAAAAGCCTGAGGGGAAAGGCAGTGGTAATGGTGGGCAAGGAAGGAAACAGATGACACAAGTCAGAACTCACCTTCTGCATGTTGGCACCAGCCATGTGATACGCTAGAAAGTTATACCAGTACATGCAATCCTCTTGAGATGAAACAGGCATGTTAAGTTTGTAATGTTTCTTGTACTGATTTACTATGTTTTTATGTAGCTCCTGCAATGTGAATCAAAACACACTTTCAGTTAACGCTGTACCAAGGTACGGGCTGGTTTCAGTATCAAGGAAttagaattattattattatattgtATGTAGTCTTAAGGaatactattactattatttctCAATCATAATACGTCAACAAACGAAATAAGGAAAGCTTACCTTCCAAAATTGTGCATTTAACCTAACTTATTGATTAAGACTTcaccagaaacattttctggatattaaaagacagaaaaacaagctgTTAACCTTCCTTCTTAGACTGAGAATAGCTATCAGATCACTCTCCACATTAAATGTGTGTagctaacaaaaaaatacccttACATATGTAGATCTAAAGCAAGTCTAAAaacttgccttttctttttatctatGCTTTCTGTCCTGTCCTTCAGAACTGATAAATTTATTTGGCCCAACTTACAGGTCCTCTCCCTGCAAGTATTGCcctaaattgaaaaaaaaggagtaaaaagcACTCCTCTgtattaaagaaaacacatcctGTTCTGGTAGAATTTTGATGGCTTTGGAATCATCAATGGAACATTCCGTCTCCTGCTGGAAACATCTTTGACAAAGAAATAATAGATATAGAGTCTTCTCTCAGGTTAGCTTCTTAGCTCCAAGTGGAAGCATCATGAAATCACTCCATAGTTTCAAGTTGAAAATAAAcggttttaattttaacttttattgttatatatataaatatataattaatttaataaattaaataaatgtaagaagaaaaatactaagtTTAACTACATTATGAACCTATTCTATGAAGGTTCTGTGGACAATGTTTAACAAAggaacattttctgaagaatgcCCAGCTTCAGAGAATGAAGTTAAAAGTAAGTTGATTATTCAATATCCTACCTGAAGCTGGTTGCGATTCTTCTCTGTGAGAAAGTCAAGTTGAAGATCATGTAAATAATAATGGAATGATTTCCCATTACGATCACAAAACAATAGCGATTTGTTAACAAATTCCTGTAGTATATCTTCGACTTCTTCAGTTTCCATATCCCAAAGAATACAAAGAACCtaaaaaagcacattaaaagagaaaagaatcaGAACTAAAGGATAACATGACTTGTATGAATATCATAAAAGGCTACCAATTAACTGACAACAACACACATTTTAACAAATAGACATATTACAAACATTACAAATGGTCATATTACAAATATTacaaatggtaataaattaattttattaataatacaaATTCTTCCATACCAAACTACAGGACAGATAACTTGTATTATCTCATCTTTTGTCTATTTTTGCTGATTTATGCTGATCATACCTTTATCTTAAAGGAGACAAATTTCACACAACAGCTTTTAAGCCTTCAGAGAGCTTAATTACAATCTAATTAAAGAATTGAATATGGAATGCATATTAAACATTATGAATACATTTATTCAGTTACGATTTTTTACTTTCAGTACTGACAATAAGTCATGATACAATAATGGACCCAATCTAGCAATTGCTATTAAGGTATGTACAGCATGAGTTATATgcaaaaattataaattttatGAATTCTTTAAAGTTATTGTTTGTATCTCACTAAAAATGATGAGATTTCTGCATTGCTGTTATTACCTTAGTAGGTACTTTAACATCTTTTGGGAGGATAGAGAGGTCTTTATAGTAGTCTTTGTAATTGTCATTCAGTTGCTCAACACTTATGGACATTGCTTCATCAAGAGCTTCATAATCATAAGAAGAagattttcttattcttttgaACTGCTTATTCTGCAGCTGTTTGAGATAGTATTCCCAACGATTAGGGAAGTCTCGTAATAATGCACCTATTAAGGATATCACAAGAGGAGAACCTgaaggaaaagattaatttaatctTAGAGGTTTTCAAGGAACACAATCCAATAATTTAGTCAAGTGGTTTAATACATCAGGTAATTTTCCCAATACATTGATTAAATTTTTGAGGTGTAGCAAACCGACAAACAGAACATGTCATCCATGTAGACACCAGCAAACTCACCAAATTTAAGTGTAATAGGGGGGTGGGCAGAAGATACAATTAAGAAAACTACTCAAAAATCAACATGAGACACTTCAATTTagttcaaaaaaaccaaaaagcatttAACAAACACTTGTGTTTTACTTAATCTGTACAGTATTAAAGAATGTTCCCTCCTCTATTTGTAAGTCAAaacctagaagaaaaaaaatccattcagtGGTAAACAGTATGTTAAAGAGTGGCAAGTATACCTTTGCATTCCCTTACAAGGCAGTTAGCTTGCTCTGGCAGTTCTGATATTTTCATATTCACAAATAAAGATAAAATCTCCAATCCTTTCTCATGTGCTAGTCCACTTTCCACATGAACCTCATATTTATTGCCTAGACACAGAAACattggaaaaatgtaaaagaacattaaaaaccCTACGGAAATTGTGAGTATTTTCCAAGTAAAATTTTGAGCAAAGGACCTGGTTCATTGTTTTTTGTGTGTAGTATTTTATATGCTTAGTACCGAGAAGAGTATAAATTCTACTTTAGCAGAATCAAGCTTGCATtagagagacaaaaaaattagACTATGACCTAATAATTACAACTGCACTATGGGCATGTCATAGTAGTGACTGCTCAATAGTGTCGAGATAATCAGTCTAACAGCAGCAGTGTCACAAAGATTAATTTATCCTTTTAAGGATCATTGCACTCTTCAATGTAGACATACAATTTTCAGGATAACATGTAACATTTATTGCACAAAGAATATAACATCTTACAGAGCAGAATTCTAAAACTTTGCCATTTGTGCACAAGCTGATAGACATAGATTCCATCAGATTCTTTCTGAAAGTTCGCAAGAACAAAATgcatacatatgcacacataaTCTGTGGTGCAGGAAAGGAAACTGTTCCTTACCAGACACAGCATCTGTTAtgctcctgtccctgctggTGATAAGAACCTGACATTGATtatcaaatgcttttaataCCCAGGAATCCCAGATGTCATCCAGGATCAAAAGAGATCTAGcgcaaaaagaaatattgtagATTTCAGATCAACTATTAGTgctaaaatacagcatttaattttaataatgaagTAACGGTTTCAGAATTTACAATGTATCACTACATAAGTTTTTATATTAATAcgcaaaatattttaagatggCATTAAACACTATGCAAGAAAGCTGAATGCAAGTATCTcaaaaaatcaagattttaccatttattattttatagctataactgaaatgaaaacaatagttttgagaaatatttccattagtAGATGccaagaaaaatagaaatatttactgttttccaAGTCATCAGATatcataaatgaagaaaaaagttgtcCAGGACTAGATAACAACTCTGCTTGACACAGGCCAGTGATAAGCTTTGTGGGAGAAACCATTTCAGTTTCCTTCCAATTCAAGAGTTTTCAGGTTTGTTCTTTCATCTTCAGAAAGCTCTATGAGACTAATCCTCTAGTGAAGGAACTGTCTTGGATGATGAGGCTCTTTTTACATATACAACATTTTTGTACCTACATATTTGAAACTTAAGGCTAGTCACATTTGCAGGTGACTACATGGAATCTCACCAGAGTAACGTATAGTAGACTTGCCCACACCTGCCTATTTCTGACAAAGAAGTTACtgcaaactgtttttaaaaggttgGTTCCAAGGGAGCAAGAAGTCGAAAAGACTGGCTGGCAAACagatttataaaaagaaataacagttatttgtgtgttttgtggaGGAAACAAAGTTCCTGAAACACAATCCTACAAACAGATTACatttgctgactttttttttttaaagggatggAATTTTCAGCTACACTAGTCATTGGTTAAATTGCCCAGTTAACACTGAAGCATGACAAGAGTCCCCcgttttttttcagctaaatgACGCTTATGCCATCAATGCCTATAAATAAGGATTTTGTCCTTCATAAATATGTGCATACACATCATACCacattttcaatgttttatGTGAGTCTTAGATACCCATATGTCATTTTTATACAATTCCTCTATTAACACCCATTTGATAAATGCGAGGGTTTTCAAGAATACTATCATAGCCATATATTACTAATTTTATGGTACTTTCACACTTGAAAATATGCTGGGCAGCATGAATAAcagcttgattttattttctaattaatctGAGAATTTCAAAGTCCTCCTAATCTTTTGATGCCAGTGACTTTCTTCCTCAACCACACACACAGATTTTAAGCTCTAattagaattattaaaaaaattaaacaaaaacaataaacccaaaacactcTGAAAACAATCACAGGAGacttaattctgaaatatttctttaaagaatacCATAGTTTCAATTTCTTAATTCCAACGAAATAAATAATGCTATTTTGCTCAGAAAGTTTCCATTCAACTAATATTTTAATCACAAGAAACGTACTGGATTCACAGTTTGAATCCTTTGACTAATACTTTATTCCCAAGAGATATAGTGGGTTGACTATTTGAATCCAGAAATAGATGAAGTGACTTTCTGTCACCAAAGAGAAGTTCAGTGCACAGCAAGCTCCCCCACAAGCTGCAGATCTTGTGAAGCTTTGTTTTCAATACACTTGCACCCTACACACCTCACTCCCTAGTACGTTCCCCTTTACCTCCTCCCATGCTCACTATGATTTCTGAGATAACCCATCATCATCAAgactttcagtttgtttttatgACATTCTCACATATACCTAGCGGCAGGatgcagcacaggctgtgtaGCATGTTCCCAGCTCACGTGTCCATGCTGCACAGTTAGCAAGACAACAAAATGTCTCCCTTCAATTAATTCTGTATACCCCTTTTCACCACTGAAGGCACCTacttggatttcttttctttatccaACTGACAATTTTCATGAACTTACACAATTTTCAAGGATATGATTCCTACAGTTCCTACCTTTACAGCAATTTTGGCAATAAGCTCAAAGGGTTTAGGAtagaggagaagggaaagagcaAACGGGACTAAGATGAACACTATGAGAAAAGTTTTATAATCAGTTCTTGTCCCTGCAATCCCTGCACTTGAGGTACAATCATTCTCTGCAATACTCCTAACATCTGTTACTTTATCTTGAAACACATTAATGAACATTCCCAGGTGAATAGCATCCTACATGAGATAGCTGGCAGTCTATAAGGAATACGCTGCCACAGCTGCATTGAAATGCCCTCCAATAAAACCAAGTGCCTAACTGTTTCCAAAGctgtaattttctcttttcccctcagTTTCCACAGAATACAGATGCTCTTTtgacaaaacacagaaagtaCCTCTTAAATGAGTCACTTTGTGCAGTACAAACAATATAGCACAGCATAGTGTATCAACCATGTTAGGTTGTCATGTTACTTGACTGTAGAGTAGCTGCCAACTTCTGCAACAGCTCATTGCCATAGCGACACATACACCCTAAAAGAAAGTAACACAGTTCTCCACTCAGAAGGAACTGTGATGTTTTGCATAAATTGAACATCcaaatttttctgtattgaagagatttgttttgtttgttaatgaataaaaaataacaagaattGTATCAATGGAGACAACCAATTAACATACTTCAGGGAAACCTgtactttcagtttaaagtgTCTTGTTTGCACTTTTCATATAAGACttccacaaaaattaaaaaatttcttGTGGAAGACCTGGCAGCGTTTTTCAAATCTTTTCCtcctgagaatattttttttcttgtacaaaaATGCCAGTATTCTTCTACTCTATGTCATCTATAAAGATAATAACGTTGGAATATTATTCCTGATACATTTCACTCACATGCAGGCTTGTTTAGTTTAGTACAGATCTTCCCAGAGAGTAATGAAATCCTCAACTAATAACTACAGCTATTGCTCAAAGATGAAAGAAGTTGTGCAGTGACTGAGACACTGCTTGATTAAATCAAGTCACTTCTCCTGAAGTTTGAAAGCAACTGGTTTCTTGGCAACCAATTATTGATCATATCATGAaaacatgctttcattttgaTAAATCTAGACCAAATCCTTTAAAATGATATCGCCTGTTccggaaagaaaaaaaattttctgcAGTGATACACACCCTTTTACTGCTGTATGATCCTTACACATCAGCGAAGCGTTCTATGTACATGAAGAGAACATTGAAAGTTAGAGCAATTCTTATTTCCAACTGTTTGTTCCCAACTTCCATTATTAAACAACTCGTATTTTTTCAAGCAAATGTGACTCCAGCACAGCTGGTTAACATATTTCACTAACAGAAGCCTTATTAGCCTACGAAATATATACATATCCAGGACAAGACTACAATGTGTCCCTTAAGttactccattaaaaaaatacatctaaacAGGAACAGACTTACACTACATGTGTTACACATCTGCCTCTAACATCAATTTATCCTTCAGGTTTTGTACGCTTATCTGGACCTACTTATACTTTTATCAGCAAGTCAGTAATTTAGAAAATTCTAAATttagaaaatttagaaaattcTAAAAGTATTGTTAGCTTCACCTTGAACAACACTTCATAATTATctacagtaaaacagaaaaaagaggaagcaaGAAGTGAAAGAGTTAGGAAGcaggtttacaaaaaaaaaccatacaaacaacaaaccacaaactaCATGCCACAGACACATGTAACCACAACACAGACACCACAATGATTAGACCGAAGTTAGTTGGCAAAGTtttatcagttaaaaaaaacagtgttCCATTTTACTGACATTACCTGGAATATTTACGTAGCATCAGCAAACGAAGACGATCTTTAGCCTCCTCAATGTTAAGTGGTGGCCTTTGTGAGAGGGTAGAGTCATGCTCTAATCTACTACAGAGATTCTGAAGTTTTATTAGGAGCCCTGCTTTGTCCTGTTTTCCAACAGAGATCCAGTGAACTCCTCCTGGAAAGTAATCtaacaaaaaaagcaatattaatCATGCCATacatttaaaatcagaaatcaaCTAGCAGTTTACGACAGCAATCAGTAACtcaatttcaattaaaatataaaactgtaaaGTCTGTTGCAAGCCAGCCTTGCAACTGTACCATTAACACCGAAGGATGGTTCTAGAAGATcactacttttttatttttaaaggaacaggCTCTGTAGGGCAAGTTCCAATGAAGAATTCGCACTGCCACTGACGCTGTCATCCCTCCTCCCTACATGCCTTCCTACCTGTCCCTCACCAACCCCTTCTGCATCCATCTTCTTGCTAGTCTGACTTAGCATTTACTTTTTCAACTTTGCACTACTGTAAGAGTTCAGAGTTTAGGATGTGAAAATTATCCCAAATCAGTGAACAAGAAGGCATCTAGAAAAGTCAGCTGTAGCAGAGAATGCTGTAGTCACTATCTCTAGATCACATTTTCTAATGTCCAAGTCCTGCTTTCTCCATCAAGTGTCCtatgcaggaggaaaaaaataataatcattaaATGGTTTCATTTATCttagaatcgtttaggttggaaaagacgtttaagatcatcgagtccaaccattaacctggcactgccaagtccactcctaaaccatgtccctaagtgccacatccaCACATCTTTTAAGTATttccagggatgatgactcaaccacttccctgagcagcctgttccaatgcttgacagcACTTTCAGTGAGGAAATTTTTCCCAGTgttcaatctaaacctcctgCGGtacaacctgaggccatttcctcttatcctattgcttgttacttgagAAATGAGACTAACACCCACCTCACtataacctcctttcaggtggGTGAGagctctaaggtctcccctcagcccctttttctcctgtttccctCAGCTGCCCATTGAAGGCCTTGCTCtctagacccttccccagctccgttgcccatctctggacacgctccagcacctcagtgtccttcttgcagtgaggggcccaaaactgaacactggATTTgagatgcggcctcaccagtgccacgTGCAGGGGGACGatcccttcccttgtcctgctggccacactgcttctgaTCTGATACAAGTCAAGATAttgttggccttcttggccacctgggcacactgctggctcacgttcagccggctgccgaccagcacacccaggtccttttctgccaggcagctttccagtcACTCTTCCCAAGACTGTATCACGGCATGGgcttgttgtgacccaagtgcaggacaCGGCACTTCTTGCTGACCCTCTTACAACTGACCTCGGCCCAGATCCagtccagatccctctgtagggccttcctaccctcaagcagatcaacatcCCACCTCCAACTTGCTGTagtctgcaaacttactgagggtgcactcaatctcctcatccagatcattaataaagACACTAAACCGAGTATGTTTATgagagccctgaggaacaccacctgtgatgggccaccagctggatggaaCTCCACTTACCACCACTctctgggctcagctgtccagccagtTTTTGACCCAGCAAAGAGTACACTTGTCcaggccatgagcagccagtttctccgGGAGAATgttgtgggaaatggtgtcaaaagctttattaaagtctaggtagacaacatccacagcctttccctcatccactaagcaggtcaccttgtcacagaaggagatcagttagtcaagcaggacctgcctttcataaacccatgctgactgaTCACCTGattgtcctgcacgtgccacGTGATGGTATTCAGGATCATCTGCTCCATAActcccagcactgaggtcagactgataggcctgtagttccccagatcctccttcagGCCCTCCTGGTAGACGggcatcacatttgctaacttcCAGTCAATTGGGACCTCCCAGATTAGCCAGACTGCTGATAAATGGTTGAAAATGGCtcagtgagcacttctgccagctcccttggtacccttgggtggatcccatctggccccatagacttgtgtgtgtgtctaagtggtgtgTCTAATCCATTTCCCattggattatgggggcttcattctgctccttgcCCCCATCTTCCACCGCAGGGGGCTGGGTAaccagagaacaactggtcttactggTAAAGGTGGCATTAAgttcctcagccttttcctcatcctgtGTCAGTAcgtttcctcctcctcctctttctgttgctaatgtatttatacaaacatttttaattgtcttttacagcagtagccaggttaagttctagttgggctttggcccttcgaattttctccctgcataacctcacaacttccttatagtcctccagagttgcctgccccttcttccaaaggtcataaactctcctGGTTTTATggagttccagccaaagctctccgTTCAGCCAGGCCGACCCTCTTCCCCACTGGcttgtcttttggcacatggggatggcctgctccTACACCTGTAAGATTTCCTTCTTAAAGATTGCCTGGCCTTCCTGagctcctttgcccttcaggactgcctcccaagggactctcTCAACCAGTCTCCTGAACAGGCCAGGCTCTGCCCTCCCAAAGTCCAACCcagcatttctgctgcctccccctcctcacTTCTCCGAGAATCAAAACCTCTATCAATTTTGTGATCACTATGCCCAAGATGGCCTCCAGCCATCACAccacccacaagtccttctctgttcacaaacaggCCCAGTGGGGTACCTTCCCCCgctggctccctcaccagctgtgccaggaagttaccttccacacactccaggaacctcacagactgtttcctctctgctgcactGTATTTCCAGAGACATCTGCTAAATTgaagacaccccccccccccatgagaacaaggtctctcccagctgcttatagaatatttcatctgcctcttcatcctggttgggcGGTCTGTAACAGACTGCCACCATGATATCAGCCTTGTTGGCCTTCGctctgattcttacccataaatACTCAACCCTATCATCACCCTCATTAAGCTCTAGACAATCATAGCACAGTCCCTAACGTACAGGGCTAATCCAccgcctctccttccttgcctatcccttctgaagagtttagagccatccattgcagcacgCACTTGTGCAAGTCATCCCACCATGCTTCCATGATGGCAACTATGTTTCACACTTGTGTCATTGTTGCGGGCTGTGCAATGGCTTCCAGCTGCTCCTGTTTATTGCCCGTGCTCCATGCATTGCTGTAGGTGTGCTTCATTTGGGCTGTTGACCCCACCACCTTTCGCGAGGAGAAGCCCTA
Encoded proteins:
- the APAF1 gene encoding apoptotic protease-activating factor 1 isoform X5, which produces MDAKSKKYLLMNRQALEKDIKTSYIMDHMISDEVLTLQEEERVKQQSTQKERAAMLINIILTKDNNSYRSFYNALLHEGYRDLAALLQDGIPAVSSGNRKSSMDGMTSHVKTVLCEGGVPQRPVVFVTRPELVDAIKQKLCCLGSDPGWVTVYGMAGCGKTVLTAEALRDHQLLEDYFPGGVHWISVGKQDKAGLLIKLQNLCSRLEHDSTLSQRPPLNIEEAKDRLRLLMLRKYSRSLLILDDIWDSWVLKAFDNQCQVLITSRDRSITDAVSGNKYEVHVESGLAHEKGLEILSLFVNMKISELPEQANCLVRECKGSPLVISLIGALLRDFPNRWEYYLKQLQNKQFKRIRKSSSYDYEALDEAMSISVEQLNDNYKDYYKDLSILPKDVKVPTKVLCILWDMETEEVEDILQEFVNKSLLFCDRNGKSFHYYLHDLQLDFLTEKNRNQLQELHKNIVNQYKKHYKLNMPVSSQEDCMYWYNFLAYHMAGANMQKELRDLMFSLDWIKAKTELVGPAHLIHEYVEYSSVLDQKV